A single genomic interval of Mustelus asterias chromosome 25, sMusAst1.hap1.1, whole genome shotgun sequence harbors:
- the LOC144479222 gene encoding protein phosphatase 1H-like isoform X1, which produces MISRVKAAVAQLVGGTASSSGAGSCPDSGPRFPYSRPVFLQLSPEESERAADHSGRPILVPALGSRSRLALPWHTGYAEVINAGKSVLNEDQAAREIVQVERKDWKNGTAAETVKDDGSAGKERDGLQFHYWALFDGHAGPDAAVMAAKLLHLHICEQLQDIVDILQASDVPPPISLSNNVGAATGDGAKSPPHQGDWEPPTDSESRFLLEKEISHEYLVIGAIENAFRQMDEQIEREQSSHGILGGCCALAVVYLLGKYYVANAGDSRAILIRGGETIPLSNEFTPESERQRLQYLGYLQPHLLGNEFTHLEFPRRIQHREIGRKMLFRDYSMTGWAYKTIEEDDLKFPLVYGEGKKARVMATIGVTRGLGDHNLKVYCSNIHIKPFLSCVPEVKVYDVAQHEHGVDDVIVLGTDGLWDVVSDREVADAVIRILSSCDADNPNRFTLAAQELVMRSRGILKEHGWRLSNDRLGSGDDISVFVIPLYGHT; this is translated from the exons atgATCAGCCGGGTGAAGGCGGCGGTCGCTCAGCTGGTGGGGGGCACGGCTTCCAGCTCCGGCGCCGGGAGCTGCCCGGACTCCGGCCCCAGATTTCCGTACTCGCGGCCGGTCTTCCTGCAGCTGAGTCCGGAGGAGAGCGAGCGAGCGGCGGATCACAGCGGCAGACCCATCCTGGTGCCAGCGCTGGGCAGCCGCAGCCgattggcactgccctggcacactggATACGCCGA GGTGATTAACGCAGGAAAAAGTGTCCTCAACGAAGACCAAGCAGCCCGGGAAATAGTGCAGGTGGAGAGGAAGGATTGGAAGAACGGAACTGCGGCCGAGACAGTCAAAGACGATGGGAGCGCGGGCAAG GAAAGAGACGGACTTCAGTTCCATTACTGGGCGCTGTTTGATGGCCACGCGGGCCCAGATGCAGCTGTGATGGCCGCCAAGCTCCTTCACCTTCACATCTGCGAACAGCTGCAAGACATTGTTGACATCCTGCAAGCCAGCGATGTCCCACCTCCCATCAGCCTCAGCAACAATGTCGGGGCGGCTACAGGAGACGGTGCGAAAAGCCCCCCACACCAGGGCGACTGGGAACCCCCGACTGACAGTGAGTCACGCTTTCTGCTGGAGAAGGAAATCTCCCACGAGTATCTCGTTATCGGCGCAATCGAGAATGCCTTTCGGCAGATG GATGAGCAAATTGAAAGAGAACAAAGCTCGCACGGAATCCTGGGAGGCTGCTGCGCACTGGCAGTTGTGTACTTACTGGGAAAATACTACGTGGCAAATGCGGGTGACAGCAG AGCCATTTTAATCCGTGGCGGTGAAACTATCCCACTGTCCAATGAGTTCACTCCCGAATCGGAACGACAGCGACTGCAGTATTTA gGATATTTACAGCCGCATCTCCTTGGAAACGAGTTCACACATTTGGAATTTCCCAGGAGAATCCAGCATCGGGAAATTGGACGGAAAATGCTGTTTCGGGATTACAGCATGACAGGCTG GGCATACAAGACGATAGAGGAGGACGATCTGAAGTTCCCGTTGGTGTACGGTGAAGGGAAAAAG GCTCGGGTCATGGCAACCATTGGAGTGACTCGTGGACTGGGTGATCACAACCTGAAGGTGTATTGTTCCAACATCCATATCAAACCTTTCCTGTCGTGCGTGCCAGAG GTGAAAGTGTACGATGTCGCTCAGCATGAGCATGGAGTGGACGATGTGATAGTGCTCGGAACCGACGGCCTGTGGGACGTGGTCTCGGACCGAGAGGTAGCAGACGCGGTCATCCGCATTCTGTCCAGCTGCGACGCTGACAATCCCAACAG